A window of Candidatus Neomarinimicrobiota bacterium contains these coding sequences:
- the rpsI gene encoding 30S ribosomal protein S9, with translation MSVEEYVATGRRKTSVARLRMKPGSGKFIVNGKPVEEYFTRVDHRSRVIQPFKVTNLFGKFDVRVKVSGGGITGQTDAVRHAVARALEKYDPELRKILKPAGLLSRDPRVKERKKYGLRGARRAFQFSKR, from the coding sequence ATGTCTGTTGAGGAATATGTAGCTACAGGTAGAAGAAAAACATCTGTCGCAAGGCTTAGAATGAAGCCAGGAAGCGGTAAATTTATTGTAAATGGAAAGCCTGTGGAAGAATATTTTACCCGTGTAGATCATAGAAGTAGGGTTATACAGCCATTCAAGGTTACAAATTTGTTTGGAAAGTTTGACGTCAGGGTAAAGGTTAGTGGTGGTGGTATAACAGGACAAACTGATGCTGTAAGGCATGCTGTTGCAAGAGCACTTGAGAAATATGATCCGGAATTGAGGAAGATATTGAAACCTGCTGGTTTATTATCAAGGGATCCAAGAGTAAAAGAGAGAAAGAAGTACGGTTTAAGAGGTGCAAGGCGTGCATTTCAGTTTTCTAAACGATAA
- the rpsB gene encoding 30S ribosomal protein S2 translates to MAEITFETLWKAGAHFGHLKSKWNPKMRDYIFAEKNKIHIIDLKKTQKCLEDALRFIRETVRNGGTVLFVGTKKQAKEVVQKEADRCGMFYVVERWLGGTLTNFQTIKKSIKRLQELEELKKTGYGESYTKKERLMLEREREKLAILHRGIRDMKFLPDVLVVVDEAHERTAVLEANRLAIPVVAIVDTNGDPTLVDYPIPANDDSIQTIQLMVGKIADAIIEAKGSSFVDEGQTKESVHEESVEKQEQAQGMEDEN, encoded by the coding sequence ATGGCAGAGATAACATTTGAAACGTTATGGAAAGCTGGAGCGCATTTTGGGCATCTAAAGAGTAAATGGAATCCCAAAATGCGGGATTATATATTTGCAGAGAAAAATAAGATACATATAATTGATCTAAAGAAAACCCAGAAGTGTCTTGAGGATGCGTTGAGATTTATTCGGGAAACGGTAAGAAATGGTGGGACTGTTCTATTTGTGGGTACAAAAAAGCAAGCAAAGGAAGTTGTTCAAAAAGAAGCTGATAGATGTGGAATGTTTTATGTAGTCGAAAGGTGGCTTGGTGGTACTCTCACGAATTTCCAAACGATAAAAAAAAGTATAAAGAGGCTGCAGGAGCTTGAAGAGCTTAAAAAGACTGGTTACGGTGAATCTTATACTAAAAAAGAGAGATTGATGCTGGAAAGGGAGAGGGAAAAATTAGCTATCTTGCATCGTGGTATCCGTGATATGAAATTTTTACCAGACGTGCTGGTTGTTGTAGATGAAGCCCATGAGAGAACCGCGGTTTTAGAAGCAAATAGACTTGCTATTCCAGTAGTTGCGATTGTAGATACCAATGGGGATCCTACATTAGTGGATTATCCCATTCCAGCGAATGACGATTCAATACAAACTATACAGTTAATGGTAGGCAAGATTGCCGATGCTATAATAGAAGCAAAAGGCTCAAGTTTTGTAGATGAAGGACAAACAAAAGAAAGTGTCCACGAAGAGAGTGTAGAAAAACAGGAGCAGGCACAGGGGATGGAAGATGAAAATTGA
- a CDS encoding UMP kinase has product MTKPIFKRVILKFSGEALGGKKHNGIDPEITEYIVEEIKSIKELGTKVGIVVGGGNFIRGVNSEGTGLLRITADYMGMMATIMNALALRDFFRKKGIEAVVTSAINVENVTVPLFIDKLNVELDKGKVLIFAGGTGRPFVSTDTAAAIRACEFSADAIIKGTKVDGIYDKDPEVYPDATFIQDITFNDVLKKGLNVMDMTAFAMCQTYNIPVIIYNMNKRGYLKRIITGEKLGSIIHGV; this is encoded by the coding sequence ATGACAAAACCAATTTTTAAGCGTGTAATATTGAAATTCTCTGGTGAAGCGCTTGGTGGTAAAAAACATAACGGTATTGATCCTGAGATTACAGAATATATTGTTGAAGAGATAAAGTCAATAAAGGAGTTGGGGACGAAGGTTGGTATAGTTGTTGGTGGTGGGAATTTCATACGTGGTGTAAATTCCGAAGGTACAGGGCTTTTAAGAATTACTGCAGACTATATGGGAATGATGGCTACCATAATGAATGCCCTTGCACTCAGAGATTTTTTCAGGAAAAAGGGGATAGAAGCTGTAGTTACATCCGCTATAAATGTTGAAAATGTTACAGTTCCTCTTTTTATAGATAAGTTGAATGTGGAATTGGATAAAGGGAAAGTCTTAATTTTTGCTGGTGGTACAGGTAGGCCTTTTGTTAGTACTGATACAGCGGCAGCTATACGGGCATGTGAGTTTTCGGCTGATGCAATAATAAAAGGCACAAAAGTTGACGGTATTTATGATAAAGATCCCGAAGTTTATCCTGATGCGACATTTATACAGGATATTACATTTAATGATGTTCTTAAAAAAGGTTTAAATGTTATGGATATGACAGCTTTTGCAATGTGTCAGACGTATAACATTCCTGTTATTATTTATAATATGAATAAAAGAGGTTATTTAAAAAGAATAATAACTGGTGAGAAGCTTGGTAGTATAATTCATGGGGTATAA
- the tsf gene encoding translation elongation factor Ts, protein MKIDVELVKKLRDMTGSGVMDCKGALKEADGDIEKAVEILRKKGIAKAEKKAGREVKEGLIWSYIHPGNKIGVLVEVNCETDFVARTDDFKNFTKDIAMQIAATNPLAITREDIDPKIIEKEKEIYAEQAKAQGKPEAVIEKIVEGRLEKYFQEACLMEQPFVKDPQKTIKDYLTEMVAKLGENIVISRFVRFQLGVYE, encoded by the coding sequence ATGAAAATTGATGTTGAATTAGTGAAAAAGCTTCGTGATATGACAGGCAGTGGAGTAATGGACTGCAAAGGGGCTTTGAAAGAAGCTGATGGTGATATAGAAAAAGCTGTAGAAATTCTGCGCAAAAAAGGAATAGCAAAAGCGGAGAAGAAAGCAGGGAGAGAAGTGAAGGAAGGTCTTATCTGGTCATACATTCATCCCGGTAATAAGATAGGAGTTTTGGTGGAAGTTAACTGTGAGACAGATTTTGTTGCTAGGACAGATGATTTTAAGAATTTCACAAAAGATATAGCAATGCAAATTGCGGCGACAAATCCTCTTGCTATTACAAGGGAAGATATTGATCCAAAAATCATTGAAAAAGAGAAGGAAATCTATGCTGAGCAAGCAAAAGCTCAGGGTAAGCCTGAAGCTGTTATAGAAAAAATAGTTGAGGGAAGACTGGAAAAATATTTTCAGGAAGCTTGTTTAATGGAGCAGCCTTTTGTAAAAGACCCTCAGAAGACAATAAAAGATTACCTGACGGAAATGGTAGCAAAGCTTGGCGAGAATATAGTCATATCAAGGTTTGTAAGATTCCAGCTTGGCGTTTACGAATAA
- the phoU gene encoding phosphate signaling complex protein PhoU, translating into MVNKELNLLIEEIIEYSHLIIDMVEGSVKGLVEKNRDILTKVIDDMESRANAYEIEIDRNCAEFIVKYQPRAIDLRTVLMILKMNNDLERMGDHAVNASESALFLIQRPEVKPLIDIPRMAEISVKMLKDAVKAFVNGDIGLAKTVCERDDIVDNLADQVLRELLTYMASDPSTIERSLHLLRVSSNLERIADLSTNISEDVVFIVSGKVIKHHESEIE; encoded by the coding sequence ATGGTTAATAAAGAATTAAATTTATTAATAGAAGAAATTATTGAATATTCCCACCTTATAATAGATATGGTGGAAGGTAGTGTGAAGGGGCTCGTTGAAAAAAATAGAGATATTTTAACAAAAGTAATTGATGATATGGAGAGTCGAGCGAATGCATATGAAATAGAAATAGACAGAAATTGTGCTGAATTTATTGTCAAGTATCAACCTCGAGCTATCGATCTCAGAACGGTTTTAATGATTCTCAAAATGAATAATGATCTTGAAAGAATGGGAGACCATGCTGTAAATGCCAGTGAGAGTGCACTGTTTTTGATCCAAAGACCTGAAGTGAAACCTCTGATAGATATTCCAAGGATGGCTGAGATTTCGGTTAAGATGCTGAAAGATGCAGTTAAAGCATTTGTTAACGGAGATATAGGGCTTGCTAAGACTGTATGTGAACGAGATGATATTGTAGATAATTTGGCTGATCAGGTCTTAAGGGAGCTATTGACTTACATGGCTTCAGATCCTTCTACTATTGAGAGATCCCTTCATTTGTTGCGTGTTTCCAGTAATCTTGAAAGAATTGCTGATCTATCGACAAATATTTCAGAGGATGTTGTTTTTATTGTCTCGGGAAAAGTAATTAAACATCACGAAAGTGAAATAGAATAG
- a CDS encoding DUF5110 domain-containing protein translates to MDVRKLCAAALIVIIVFLNACNVGNRNIEMIKNGVVVKIDSLNIKIQFYSDNIVRVVKWFPSGTDKKLSLSVVVTRIPRVKYRMEKDSEKISIETSAMTLKINRKNGSIVYGNNDGKTILAEFGRPVFEPFKDQYENSFHISQKFILNDADGIYGLGQHQYGYMNYRGKKVVLVQSNTDAVNPFLISTGNFGMLWDNYSKTIFEDKEQYMQMWSDVGDNIDYYFICGKSMDDVIKGYRYLTGDAPLYGKWVYGYWQSKEHYDTQEEILSVARKYRKLKIPIDNIIQDWRYWGDNDKWSGMVFDPVRYPDPDTMVRELHDLNFHLMISIWPGLGQNTEIYKEMKKYGYLYDIVGWANFKYYDAFNPAANDIYWKYLKKGLYDKGIDAFWIDSTEPDIVNATTKESQEYEMKKVGKCYLGSWARYLNAYSLVMMDALYKKLRNVTDRKRVYLLTRSAFAGQQRTAATTWSGDIGASWDIYRKQISAGLNFCMSGIPYWTFDIGAFVIGAYGGVFINGGKDPSYQELYTRMFQFGAFCPIFRAHGSETPREIWEFGEFTDILIKFVNLRYRLLPYIYSLAWKVTSEGYTYMRGLAMDFPDDLDTYDIDDEYMFGPSMLICPVTTYMYYKPPEHSILITPEHFMTKDGERGVLAKYFIDSDFKIQSHTQIEPCINHMWYTGRPEYMTDSAFSVIWEGYLIPNETGKHQFHLISYDYKNIYINGRKLDYVYTSVEQYTEPIFLKSGKKYDFRLELQNRSTGAAKMKLYWKTPSIFTREKQNVERFKIRNVYLPRSNLWYDFWTGNVYQGGQMIVAEAPIDKIPIYIKAGSILPMGPFIEFADQKPADPIEIRIYPGKDSRFTLYEDEGDGYNYEMGIYSTIDFIWDDENKTLTIDKRKGSYPGMLKERTFNVVIVVPGKGVGVEETKNPTKTIKYKGKRLIVRF, encoded by the coding sequence ATGGATGTAAGAAAATTGTGTGCTGCCGCTTTGATAGTGATAATAGTTTTTCTTAATGCCTGTAATGTTGGTAATAGAAATATCGAAATGATTAAAAATGGCGTAGTTGTTAAAATCGATAGTCTCAATATAAAAATACAGTTTTATTCAGATAATATAGTAAGGGTTGTGAAATGGTTTCCATCGGGAACTGATAAGAAATTGAGTCTATCAGTGGTTGTTACCAGAATCCCCCGCGTTAAATATCGAATGGAAAAAGATAGTGAAAAAATATCCATTGAAACATCAGCAATGACGTTGAAAATTAATAGAAAAAATGGTAGTATCGTTTACGGTAATAATGATGGGAAGACCATTTTAGCTGAGTTCGGGCGTCCTGTATTTGAGCCATTCAAAGATCAATACGAGAATTCATTTCATATTTCACAGAAGTTTATTCTTAACGATGCCGATGGTATATATGGTCTTGGCCAGCATCAGTATGGTTACATGAATTATAGAGGTAAAAAGGTGGTCTTGGTTCAGTCAAATACAGATGCTGTTAATCCGTTTCTAATATCCACTGGAAATTTTGGGATGTTATGGGATAATTATAGTAAGACCATTTTTGAAGATAAGGAGCAATACATGCAAATGTGGTCTGATGTTGGAGATAATATAGATTATTATTTCATTTGCGGCAAAAGTATGGACGATGTGATAAAAGGCTATAGATACCTGACTGGAGATGCTCCTCTTTATGGTAAGTGGGTTTATGGTTATTGGCAGAGTAAAGAACATTATGATACTCAAGAAGAAATACTCAGTGTAGCGAGGAAGTATCGTAAGTTAAAGATACCAATTGATAACATAATACAGGATTGGAGATACTGGGGGGATAATGACAAATGGAGCGGTATGGTTTTTGATCCTGTTCGATATCCCGATCCCGATACTATGGTAAGGGAGCTTCATGATTTGAATTTTCATCTTATGATTTCCATTTGGCCCGGATTGGGACAAAACACTGAAATATATAAAGAAATGAAGAAGTATGGATATTTATATGATATTGTTGGATGGGCAAACTTCAAGTATTATGACGCCTTCAACCCAGCTGCCAATGATATTTACTGGAAGTATTTGAAAAAAGGGTTATACGATAAGGGAATTGATGCATTCTGGATTGATTCCACAGAGCCAGATATTGTGAATGCTACAACAAAAGAATCACAGGAATATGAAATGAAGAAAGTTGGAAAATGTTATCTTGGTTCATGGGCGAGATACCTGAATGCTTATTCGCTTGTAATGATGGACGCATTATATAAAAAGCTTAGAAATGTAACAGACAGAAAGAGAGTTTATCTATTAACTCGATCTGCATTTGCAGGACAGCAGCGAACAGCTGCTACTACCTGGTCCGGTGATATAGGAGCGAGCTGGGATATTTACAGGAAGCAGATCTCAGCTGGATTGAATTTTTGCATGTCAGGGATTCCTTATTGGACTTTTGATATAGGAGCTTTTGTCATTGGTGCTTATGGGGGTGTATTTATCAATGGAGGGAAAGATCCTTCATATCAGGAGTTATATACCAGGATGTTTCAATTTGGTGCATTTTGTCCAATATTTCGTGCTCACGGTTCTGAGACACCCAGAGAGATATGGGAATTTGGAGAGTTTACAGATATACTAATAAAATTTGTCAATCTAAGATATCGCTTACTTCCATATATTTATTCCCTTGCATGGAAAGTTACATCTGAAGGGTATACCTATATGAGGGGCTTGGCAATGGATTTTCCTGATGACCTTGATACCTATGATATTGATGATGAATATATGTTTGGCCCGTCGATGCTTATCTGCCCTGTTACAACTTATATGTATTATAAACCACCAGAACATAGTATCCTAATAACACCTGAACATTTTATGACTAAGGATGGTGAGCGAGGAGTGCTTGCTAAATATTTTATTGATTCCGATTTTAAAATCCAATCGCATACTCAGATAGAACCTTGCATTAACCATATGTGGTATACAGGAAGGCCAGAATATATGACCGATTCCGCTTTTTCTGTAATATGGGAAGGATACCTAATTCCCAATGAGACAGGTAAACATCAATTTCACTTGATTAGCTATGACTATAAGAACATTTATATCAATGGAAGAAAATTGGATTATGTTTATACAAGTGTAGAGCAGTATACAGAACCGATTTTTCTCAAATCAGGTAAAAAATATGATTTTCGATTAGAACTACAGAATAGATCTACGGGTGCAGCGAAAATGAAACTTTATTGGAAAACACCAAGTATATTCACTCGTGAGAAGCAAAATGTAGAGCGGTTTAAGATTCGAAATGTGTACTTACCACGGAGTAATCTATGGTATGATTTCTGGACAGGCAATGTTTATCAGGGTGGTCAGATGATTGTTGCCGAAGCTCCTATTGACAAAATACCGATATATATAAAAGCTGGCTCTATTTTGCCTATGGGACCATTTATTGAATTTGCTGACCAAAAACCTGCTGATCCAATTGAAATTAGAATTTATCCTGGTAAAGACAGTAGATTTACATTATATGAAGATGAAGGCGATGGGTACAATTATGAAATGGGTATATATTCGACGATAGATTTTATATGGGATGATGAAAATAAAACATTAACAATCGATAAAAGGAAAGGTAGCTACCCTGGAATGCTTAAAGAGAGAACATTCAATGTAGTTATTGTGGTACCGGGTAAAGGTGTAGGTGTCGAAGAGACAAAAAACCCAACAAAAACTATAAAATATAAAGGGAAAAGATTGATTGTGAGATTTTAA
- a CDS encoding DNA methyltransferase has product MGLILEKKYIDESWDFEDANTKTLTHCFHNYPAMMIPQVAARLIEKYGRNADLLFDPYCGTGTSLVEANMRNINAIGTDLNPLARLIAKAKTTPISIEILDLYLKDFYDLIFNLRFGIKKYTHFDIPVFDNIDYWFTDDVQKKLAILKHYIDNIDNEPIKNFFLVAFSETVRESSLTRNGEFKLYRIAEKDIKTFNPDVYGIMESKLSRNRKGLIEFLNNKQNNSTSQICCFNTVYNIPEEILPNDSVDIVVTSPPYGDSRTTVAYGQFSRLANQWLGFETASKLDNELMGGKKPKEIGKFGIKIIDETIEQVGNKDEKRVKDVYSFYKDYLASINNISKVIKKNGFACFVVGNRRVKSITLPTDEITSEIFKINGFHHIETIIRRIPNKRMPLKNSPTNIKGEKDSTMNYEYIVVMQKVEN; this is encoded by the coding sequence ATGGGATTAATTTTAGAGAAAAAATATATAGATGAAAGTTGGGATTTTGAAGATGCGAATACAAAAACTCTAACCCATTGTTTTCATAACTATCCTGCAATGATGATTCCTCAGGTTGCAGCAAGACTTATAGAAAAATATGGGAGAAATGCAGATCTATTATTTGATCCTTATTGTGGTACAGGAACATCATTGGTAGAGGCAAATATGAGAAATATTAATGCTATTGGAACAGATTTAAATCCACTTGCTCGTTTAATTGCTAAAGCCAAAACCACTCCAATAAGTATTGAAATACTCGATCTATACCTGAAGGACTTTTATGATTTGATTTTCAATTTACGATTTGGAATAAAAAAATATACTCACTTTGACATACCTGTATTTGATAATATCGATTATTGGTTTACCGATGATGTTCAAAAGAAATTAGCAATTTTAAAACATTATATTGATAACATAGATAACGAACCTATAAAAAACTTTTTTTTGGTAGCTTTTAGTGAAACTGTTAGGGAAAGTTCTTTAACCAGAAATGGTGAATTCAAACTTTATAGAATTGCAGAAAAGGATATCAAAACCTTTAATCCCGATGTATATGGAATTATGGAGAGTAAACTATCTAGAAATAGGAAAGGTTTAATTGAGTTTTTGAATAATAAGCAAAATAATTCTACTTCACAAATTTGTTGTTTTAATACAGTTTACAATATTCCCGAAGAAATATTGCCAAACGATTCTGTAGATATAGTTGTAACATCGCCTCCTTATGGAGATTCTCGAACAACAGTTGCTTATGGTCAGTTTTCTAGGTTGGCCAATCAATGGTTAGGTTTTGAAACAGCTTCAAAATTAGATAACGAATTGATGGGAGGTAAAAAACCCAAAGAAATAGGAAAATTTGGAATTAAAATCATTGATGAAACAATAGAGCAAGTTGGTAACAAAGATGAAAAAAGAGTAAAAGATGTTTATTCTTTTTATAAGGATTATTTGGCTTCTATAAATAACATTTCCAAGGTAATAAAAAAGAATGGATTTGCATGTTTTGTGGTTGGAAACCGAAGAGTCAAATCTATAACTTTGCCCACAGATGAAATAACATCTGAAATTTTTAAAATTAATGGATTTCACCATATTGAAACAATAATTAGAAGGATTCCTAATAAAAGAATGCCATTAAAAAATAGCCCAACGAATATAAAAGGAGAAAAGGATTCTACAATGAATTATGAATATATTGTTGTTATGCAAAAGGTCGAAAATTAA
- the pstB gene encoding phosphate ABC transporter ATP-binding protein produces MENTVLRIENLFAGYNDSGWILKDINLSIYKNRVTTIMGPSGCGKTTLIRCINRMHELTDGAMAKGEIYLDNENIFEINPILLRRRIGMVFQRPNPFPTMSIYDNVISGYILNGLKLSKREKDEIVEDALRKAFLWDEVKDVLHRKGTFLSGGQQQRLCIARALAMKPEIILLDEPTSALDPKATAMIEELIVDLKNNVTVLLVTHNIAQAARVSDYTAFLYLGNLIEYGETQKLFTVPKDKRTEEYLTGKFG; encoded by the coding sequence ATGGAGAACACGGTTTTAAGGATTGAAAATCTCTTTGCTGGTTATAATGATAGTGGATGGATATTGAAAGATATTAATCTATCAATCTATAAGAATAGGGTTACAACTATTATGGGACCTTCGGGGTGTGGCAAGACAACACTGATAAGGTGTATAAACCGCATGCACGAACTGACTGATGGAGCAATGGCAAAGGGTGAAATTTATCTGGATAATGAAAATATTTTTGAGATAAATCCTATACTTCTTAGAAGAAGAATCGGGATGGTGTTCCAAAGACCAAATCCATTTCCTACTATGAGCATATATGATAATGTTATTTCGGGCTATATTCTGAATGGGTTAAAACTTTCCAAGAGAGAAAAAGATGAAATTGTGGAGGATGCTTTAAGGAAGGCATTTCTATGGGATGAGGTAAAGGATGTGCTTCATAGAAAAGGGACTTTTTTATCTGGTGGACAGCAGCAGAGATTATGTATAGCGAGAGCGCTTGCTATGAAACCTGAGATAATCCTTCTTGATGAACCAACTTCTGCACTTGATCCAAAAGCTACGGCAATGATTGAGGAGTTGATTGTGGATTTAAAAAATAATGTGACAGTGTTGTTGGTAACTCATAACATAGCCCAAGCAGCAAGGGTTTCCGATTATACAGCCTTTTTATATCTTGGAAACCTTATAGAGTATGGAGAGACCCAGAAACTATTCACTGTACCGAAGGATAAAAGAACAGAAGAATATTTAACTGGAAAATTTGGTTAA
- the rplM gene encoding 50S ribosomal protein L13: protein MSKKMFKTYFPKRDDIKREWVLVDAEGKSLGRLASKIASILRGKNKPYFSPHLDTGDFVVVINADKVRLTGKKASQKTYFKHSGYLGGWRQIPFKEMLAKHPERIIKHAVWGMLPKNRLGRKIFKKLKVYSGTEHPHQAQKPQEIEIEG, encoded by the coding sequence ATGAGTAAGAAAATGTTTAAAACATATTTTCCAAAAAGGGATGATATAAAGCGCGAATGGGTGTTAGTAGATGCCGAGGGTAAAAGCCTTGGTAGGTTGGCGAGTAAAATAGCAAGTATTTTAAGAGGTAAGAATAAGCCTTATTTTAGCCCACATCTTGATACAGGTGATTTTGTAGTAGTGATTAATGCAGATAAAGTGAGATTGACAGGTAAAAAAGCTAGTCAGAAAACCTACTTTAAGCATTCAGGATATCTTGGTGGGTGGAGGCAGATCCCTTTTAAAGAGATGTTAGCCAAGCATCCAGAGAGAATAATAAAACATGCTGTTTGGGGGATGTTACCAAAAAATAGATTGGGAAGGAAAATTTTTAAGAAATTAAAGGTTTATTCTGGAACTGAGCATCCCCACCAGGCTCAAAAACCCCAAGAAATAGAAATAGAAGGGTAA
- the frr gene encoding ribosome recycling factor: MLDEILKDAEERMKKSVENTRHELLTIRTGRATPTLLDGIKVEYYGSMVPLRQIANVVTPEARLIVVNPFDRSALASIEKAIIQANLGLNPMNDGNVIRIPIPPLTEERRKELVKIVHKLAEDGRVAIRNIRRDANDMIKELKTNHEISEDEAELYLEKVQKLTDKYIEEINSMLKSKEKELMEN, translated from the coding sequence ATGCTGGATGAGATATTAAAAGATGCCGAAGAAAGAATGAAAAAAAGTGTTGAGAATACCAGACATGAGCTTTTAACAATTAGGACAGGTAGAGCTACTCCTACTCTATTAGATGGAATAAAAGTTGAGTATTATGGCTCTATGGTACCTTTAAGGCAAATAGCAAATGTTGTGACTCCTGAAGCGAGGTTAATAGTTGTAAATCCCTTTGATAGGTCGGCACTGGCGTCTATTGAGAAAGCCATTATTCAGGCAAATCTTGGATTAAATCCAATGAATGATGGTAATGTTATTCGGATACCTATACCTCCTCTGACTGAGGAAAGAAGGAAAGAACTGGTAAAAATCGTTCATAAGCTTGCGGAGGATGGAAGAGTTGCAATTAGAAATATAAGAAGAGATGCAAATGATATGATTAAGGAACTGAAAACAAACCATGAAATATCCGAGGATGAGGCAGAGCTCTATCTTGAAAAAGTACAGAAATTGACTGATAAATATATAGAAGAGATAAATTCAATGTTAAAGAGCAAAGAAAAAGAACTTATGGAAAATTAA